In Azospirillum baldaniorum, one DNA window encodes the following:
- a CDS encoding tripartite tricarboxylate transporter permease, which translates to MAHGLSIAASPANLLYCFAGALLGTFVGVLPGVGPLLTIALLLPFTFSLEPTGALIMLAGIYYGAQYGGSTTSILLNMPGETSSVVTCIDGHAMARQGRGGPALAVAAIGSFIAGTLSTGIVAFFAPVLAGVAIRFGPADYFSLMVLGLVGAIVLAQGSFVKALAMIVLGLLFGLVGTDVNSGEQRLTFGIQALADGIGFVPVALGVFGIGEIIRILIGQERDGGQVIPHGSLMPSRQDLRDSSGAIARGSVIGSALGLLPGGGAALAAFASYTVEKKLARDPSRFGRGAIEGVAGPESANNAAAQTSFIPLLTLGLPSNAVMALMIGALMLHGITPGPRIMQAEPDLFWGVVASMWIGNAMLIVLNLPLVGLWVRLLRVPYRFLYPTIVLVSCVGVYGVSNSAFDLVTTAVFGLLGWVLQALRFEPAPLLLGFVLGPMMEENLRRAMILSRGDPTVFLREPISLALLVLTGVLLAAIILPTVRRSRERVFAE; encoded by the coding sequence ATCGCGCACGGGCTGTCGATCGCGGCCTCTCCCGCCAACCTGCTGTATTGCTTCGCCGGGGCGCTGCTCGGCACCTTCGTGGGCGTCCTGCCCGGGGTGGGGCCGCTGCTGACCATCGCGCTCCTGCTGCCCTTCACCTTCTCGCTCGAGCCGACCGGCGCGCTGATCATGCTGGCCGGCATCTATTACGGCGCCCAGTATGGCGGATCGACCACGTCGATCCTGCTCAACATGCCGGGAGAGACCTCGTCGGTGGTGACCTGCATCGACGGGCATGCCATGGCGCGCCAGGGGCGCGGCGGTCCGGCCCTGGCGGTCGCCGCCATCGGCTCCTTCATCGCGGGCACGCTGTCGACCGGGATCGTCGCCTTCTTCGCGCCGGTCCTGGCCGGCGTCGCCATCCGCTTCGGTCCGGCCGACTATTTCTCGCTGATGGTCCTCGGGCTGGTCGGGGCCATCGTTCTGGCGCAGGGGTCCTTCGTCAAGGCGCTGGCGATGATCGTCCTCGGGCTGCTCTTCGGCCTCGTCGGAACCGACGTCAACAGCGGGGAGCAGCGCCTGACCTTCGGCATCCAGGCCCTGGCCGACGGCATCGGCTTCGTCCCGGTGGCTCTGGGCGTCTTCGGCATCGGCGAGATCATCCGCATCCTGATCGGGCAGGAGCGCGACGGCGGGCAGGTCATCCCGCACGGCTCGCTGATGCCGAGCCGGCAGGATCTGCGCGATTCCTCCGGCGCCATCGCGCGGGGATCGGTGATCGGATCGGCGCTGGGGCTGCTGCCCGGCGGCGGCGCGGCGCTGGCCGCCTTCGCCTCCTACACCGTGGAAAAGAAGCTGGCGCGCGACCCCTCGCGCTTCGGGCGCGGCGCCATCGAGGGGGTGGCGGGGCCGGAATCGGCCAACAACGCGGCGGCGCAGACCTCCTTCATTCCGCTGCTCACCCTCGGGCTGCCGTCCAACGCGGTCATGGCGCTGATGATCGGCGCGCTGATGCTGCACGGCATCACCCCCGGCCCCCGCATCATGCAGGCCGAGCCGGACCTGTTCTGGGGCGTGGTCGCCAGCATGTGGATCGGCAACGCCATGCTGATCGTGCTGAACCTGCCGCTGGTCGGGCTGTGGGTGCGGCTGCTGCGCGTGCCCTACCGCTTCCTCTACCCGACCATCGTGCTGGTCAGCTGCGTCGGCGTCTACGGCGTGTCGAACAGCGCGTTCGACCTCGTGACGACGGCCGTCTTCGGGCTTCTCGGCTGGGTCCTGCAGGCCCTGCGCTTCGAGCCGGCGCCGCTGCTCCTGGGTTTCGTGCTGGGGCCGATGATGGAGGAGAATCTGCGGCGCGCCATGATCCTGTCGCGCGGCGATCCGACCGTCTTCCTGCGCGAGCCGATCAGCCTCGCGCTGCTGGTTCTCACCGGCGTGCTGCTGGCCGCCATCATCCTCCCCACCGTCCGCCGGAGCCGCGAGCGCGTGTTCGCGGAATGA